One Elusimicrobiota bacterium genomic window, TTAAACCCATTTTTTTTAGAACTACTAAAATATCTATATCAGAGTCCGGTTCAGCATCGCCTCTGGCTTTTGACCCGTAAAGAATTAAACGGGATAGATTATCCCCGTAAAGTTTCTTTAACCCATCCACAAGCTCCTTTATCGCCACTTTTTCCTTTTCTGTTAAGTTATCCATTTTTTATTACACCTATTTTTTTGCTTTTCTTAAACAACAAAAAAATATTTCCAA contains:
- a CDS encoding nucleotidyltransferase domain-containing protein, whose translation is MDNLTEKEKVAIKELVDGLKKLYGDNLSRLILYGSKARGDAEPDSDIDILVVLKKMGLRFDEIERIGEIRAPICLKYNLVISVMPIEKKWVDADYKTIFVHNVLKEGVLLSI